One part of the Desulfovibrio sp. JC022 genome encodes these proteins:
- a CDS encoding transporter substrate-binding domain-containing protein gives MTLWRTITVGITTAILIMGLSSAVWAGDARQNLSQDSALEKVLKRQTLRVGFSTFKPWAMKGKNGEFIGFEIDVAKRLASDMGVKIRFIPTKWDGIIPALLTGKFDIIIGGMGITPKRNLKVNFSDPYEFSGMSIVANKDVAADKSSLNDFNNADTRVSVRLGTTAEKAAKNFLPKANILKFNDEAASIQELLNGKAACLVASNPLPETLVKKYPGKLYLPLQADFTSEPIGFAVRKGDPDFMNFLNNWIRVCNSEGWLQSRYNYWFKTEDWKSQVE, from the coding sequence ATGACCTTATGGAGAACAATTACTGTCGGTATCACTACCGCGATTCTGATCATGGGACTCTCTTCTGCCGTCTGGGCCGGAGATGCAAGACAAAACCTTTCGCAGGACAGTGCCCTTGAAAAAGTCCTCAAACGGCAGACTCTCAGAGTAGGATTTTCTACCTTTAAACCATGGGCCATGAAAGGCAAGAACGGTGAATTCATCGGTTTTGAAATCGATGTGGCCAAACGGCTTGCTTCGGACATGGGTGTAAAAATCCGCTTCATCCCCACTAAGTGGGATGGCATCATCCCCGCTCTGCTCACCGGTAAATTCGATATCATCATCGGCGGCATGGGCATTACCCCTAAGCGCAATCTCAAGGTCAATTTTTCCGATCCATATGAATTCAGCGGTATGTCCATCGTAGCCAATAAAGATGTGGCTGCAGACAAATCCTCGCTGAACGATTTTAATAATGCTGACACCCGTGTTTCCGTTCGCCTTGGAACTACAGCTGAAAAAGCAGCTAAAAACTTCCTGCCCAAAGCGAATATCCTTAAATTCAACGACGAAGCGGCCTCAATTCAGGAACTGCTTAACGGCAAGGCGGCCTGCCTCGTGGCGTCCAATCCCCTGCCGGAAACACTTGTGAAAAAATACCCCGGCAAGCTTTACCTGCCCTTGCAAGCCGACTTCACCAGTGAACCTATCGGCTTCGCGGTCCGCAAAGGTGATCCTGATTTTATGAACTTCCTTAACAACTGGATCAGGGTTTGCAATTCCGAAGGCTGGCTCCAGTCCCGTTACAACTACTGGTTTAAAACCGAAGACTGGAAATCACAGGTGGAATAA
- the fba gene encoding class II fructose-1,6-bisphosphate aldolase encodes MPLVSPKEMFEGAYAGGYAIGAFNVNNMEIIQGIMEAGSEENAPLILQVSAGAKKYAGLGYITKLMEAALLETDLPVVLHLDHGANFEICKEVIDGGFTSVMIDGSHLSFDENIAMTQKVVEYAHDKGVWVEAELGRLAGVEGHVSSEKSIYTDPDEAVEFVERTGCDSLAIAIGTSHGAYKFTGEARLDFDRLDKIASMMPNYPIVLHGASSVVPEFVAMANEFGGDIAGAKGVPEDLLRKAASKAVCKINIDTDIRLAMTGVIRKFMAENPTVFDPRGYLGESRKAVKEMVRHKIINVLGCSNTA; translated from the coding sequence ATGCCACTAGTTTCGCCCAAGGAAATGTTCGAGGGAGCCTATGCCGGCGGCTATGCCATTGGCGCGTTCAACGTGAACAATATGGAGATCATTCAGGGAATCATGGAAGCGGGAAGCGAGGAGAACGCTCCCCTTATCCTTCAGGTTTCCGCCGGTGCAAAAAAATATGCCGGATTGGGCTACATCACCAAACTGATGGAAGCAGCCTTGCTGGAAACCGACCTGCCGGTAGTGCTTCATCTCGACCACGGCGCAAACTTTGAAATCTGCAAAGAAGTAATCGACGGCGGATTCACATCTGTTATGATCGACGGTTCACATCTTTCATTCGACGAAAACATCGCGATGACCCAAAAAGTTGTTGAGTATGCCCATGACAAAGGTGTGTGGGTTGAAGCTGAACTTGGTCGCCTCGCCGGAGTTGAAGGTCATGTTTCTTCTGAAAAGAGCATCTACACCGATCCTGACGAAGCGGTTGAATTCGTAGAGCGCACAGGCTGCGACTCCCTCGCAATCGCTATCGGCACCAGTCACGGTGCATATAAATTTACCGGTGAAGCAAGACTCGACTTTGACCGTCTTGATAAGATCGCCTCCATGATGCCGAATTACCCCATCGTGCTGCACGGCGCATCCAGCGTTGTTCCCGAGTTCGTAGCTATGGCCAACGAATTTGGTGGAGACATCGCCGGCGCAAAGGGTGTCCCCGAAGATCTGCTTCGCAAAGCCGCTTCCAAAGCAGTCTGCAAGATCAACATCGACACCGACATCCGCCTTGCAATGACCGGAGTTATCCGCAAATTCATGGCTGAAAACCCCACTGTATTCGATCCGAGAGGCTATCTTGGAGAATCACGTAAGGCCGTTAAAGAGATGGTCCGTCACAAAATCATCAACGTGCTGGGCTGCTCCAACACTGCATAA
- the surE gene encoding 5'/3'-nucleotidase SurE, with amino-acid sequence MNILLTNDDGIQAVGLRALYHGLKRAGMNVQVVAPVTEQSAVGHAVSLSSPLRVKRFEENGFTGLGVYGTPVDCVKLGLTTLLEKKPDIVVSGINSGANVGVDILYSGTVSAATEGALMGYPAMAVSYDSFKPEELTDQGDYCAELLKKIPWDSLGDKTMVNLNFPAVPVKDAGGLKICRHTRVSWQDWYETREDPRGHKYYWLDGVMPKDKISSGTDRDLLTKGHITMTPLHFDFTDREAITTLEQSFGV; translated from the coding sequence ATGAACATACTTCTGACCAACGATGACGGCATTCAGGCTGTAGGCCTGCGCGCACTTTATCACGGCCTGAAAAGAGCCGGAATGAATGTTCAAGTGGTCGCCCCGGTTACAGAGCAATCTGCTGTGGGTCACGCCGTATCGCTCTCTTCGCCCCTTCGAGTCAAGAGATTTGAAGAAAACGGCTTTACCGGGCTGGGTGTTTACGGGACTCCTGTAGATTGCGTCAAGCTCGGCCTGACCACCCTGCTCGAAAAAAAACCGGACATCGTTGTCTCCGGCATCAACAGCGGAGCCAATGTAGGCGTTGACATTCTATACTCGGGAACAGTCTCCGCCGCAACCGAAGGCGCCCTCATGGGCTACCCGGCAATGGCGGTTTCTTACGACAGCTTTAAACCGGAAGAGCTGACCGATCAAGGGGATTACTGCGCTGAGCTGCTCAAGAAAATTCCTTGGGACAGTCTCGGAGATAAAACTATGGTCAACCTCAATTTCCCGGCGGTCCCGGTTAAGGATGCCGGGGGACTGAAAATCTGCCGCCATACCCGTGTTTCCTGGCAGGACTGGTATGAAACACGCGAAGACCCGCGCGGACATAAATATTACTGGCTTGACGGAGTGATGCCCAAAGATAAAATAAGCTCCGGCACTGATCGGGATCTGTTGACTAAGGGGCATATAACCATGACCCCGTTGCATTTTGATTTTACGGATCGTGAGGCAATTACAACTCTGGAGCAAAGCTTCGGGGTATAG
- a CDS encoding lectin-like protein → MFSFKTLTLTLVILLLTGGSAFASTFTFGDSEYTIVQSNGINWNDARLAAEADGGHLVTITSVAENNFLKNTVFQGQDKAYWLGAYQTDDANRQNPTSNWHWVTGEDWNFTDWYTSEPNNQRIDEMHLSADQRFNYQWNDEGSAISSMINGYVVEKPTAPTPIPGAIWLLGASLAALFGIKKKFGNNSK, encoded by the coding sequence ATGTTCTCTTTTAAAACATTAACACTAACGCTAGTCATTTTACTGCTGACCGGTGGATCAGCCTTTGCGTCTACTTTCACTTTTGGAGATTCCGAATATACCATTGTTCAATCAAATGGAATAAATTGGAATGATGCCAGACTTGCAGCAGAAGCAGACGGAGGACATCTGGTAACAATTACATCTGTTGCCGAAAATAATTTCCTGAAAAATACAGTATTTCAAGGACAGGACAAAGCATACTGGCTGGGTGCTTATCAGACAGATGATGCAAACCGCCAGAATCCGACATCCAACTGGCATTGGGTGACCGGTGAAGATTGGAATTTTACTGATTGGTATACCTCTGAACCAAACAACCAGAGAATTGATGAAATGCACTTAAGTGCGGATCAGCGTTTTAACTATCAGTGGAATGATGAAGGCTCTGCAATATCCAGCATGATTAACGGATATGTGGTTGAAAAACCGACAGCCCCCACCCCAATCCCCGGTGCAATCTGGCTCCTCGGGGCATCGCTTGCCGCTCTTTTCGGAATCAAAAAGAAGTTCGGAAATAATTCTAAATAA
- a CDS encoding HD domain-containing protein: MSQKYTYIKDLINGERVKDVFLIGDAQLRESRNGPFWNLRLQDNSGAVEAKIWSPLSLSFQSLEAGMFVVAGGMVGAYRDKPQLTVEVLNIIDPEVAGLDITDFLPSSAEKPEDMMQDLDYLIAEHMVHIPWKKFCRRVLKDETVHNRLLTATGAKAVHHAYVGGLLEHTLAVAKLCMSICDNYPEVDRQVVLAAAIFHDLGKAWELSGGLTNDYTDEGRLLGHIHIGVEILEPFLQKAKDLDPKLKLHLKHLILSHHGEYEFGAPKRPKTPEAFILHFADNIDAKMNTIFAELGKLEGSDNSWTPYQRFLERYLYKAEKSPDNPSSKCELKKSEAQCSLPLKA, from the coding sequence GTGTCACAAAAATATACATATATTAAAGATCTTATAAACGGAGAGAGAGTTAAGGATGTCTTCCTTATCGGCGATGCTCAACTACGTGAATCCCGAAACGGTCCGTTCTGGAATCTGCGTCTTCAGGATAATTCCGGAGCGGTTGAGGCAAAGATCTGGAGTCCTTTAAGTCTATCTTTTCAATCTCTTGAAGCTGGGATGTTTGTTGTTGCCGGAGGAATGGTCGGAGCTTACCGGGATAAACCGCAGCTTACTGTAGAAGTCCTCAATATCATTGACCCTGAAGTCGCCGGGCTGGATATCACAGATTTTCTTCCTTCCAGCGCAGAAAAGCCCGAAGATATGATGCAGGATTTGGACTACCTTATTGCCGAGCATATGGTTCATATTCCATGGAAAAAATTCTGCCGCCGGGTTCTTAAAGATGAAACTGTACATAACAGGTTACTGACTGCCACTGGAGCCAAGGCGGTCCACCACGCATATGTGGGTGGATTGCTGGAGCATACATTGGCTGTTGCCAAGCTGTGCATGTCTATTTGTGATAATTACCCGGAAGTTGACCGGCAGGTTGTCCTTGCTGCTGCAATTTTTCATGATCTTGGTAAGGCATGGGAGCTTTCCGGAGGTTTGACTAATGATTACACAGACGAAGGTCGTTTGCTCGGTCACATTCACATCGGGGTTGAAATTCTGGAGCCGTTTTTACAGAAGGCCAAGGATCTTGATCCAAAGTTAAAGCTTCACTTGAAACATTTGATTCTTTCCCATCACGGGGAGTATGAGTTCGGTGCTCCAAAACGTCCAAAAACCCCGGAAGCGTTTATTCTGCATTTTGCTGATAATATTGACGCAAAAATGAATACAATATTCGCGGAATTAGGTAAGTTGGAAGGCTCAGACAACAGCTGGACTCCGTATCAGCGGTTTCTGGAGAGATATTTATATAAGGCGGAAAAATCACCCGATAACCCGTCAAGCAAGTGTGAACTTAAAAAATCGGAGGCTCAATGTTCATTACCTTTGAAGGCATAG
- a CDS encoding HyaD/HybD family hydrogenase maturation endopeptidase — protein MTEEKKILVLGVGNILFTDEGIGVKVVNELMTQYSFSDNVEVMDGGTLGTKLMGPMMECEFLIVVDAVLGNDEPGSVYRLTGEDLRRSLAFKDSMHQTDLLDTMVLCELCDRRPECVVIGVEPKDYQTMHDEVSDVTLERLPFMMEKVLEEVSAAGGSYEKMA, from the coding sequence ATGACCGAAGAGAAAAAGATATTAGTTTTGGGTGTTGGAAACATACTTTTTACTGATGAAGGGATCGGCGTGAAAGTTGTAAATGAACTGATGACTCAGTACTCATTTTCAGACAACGTGGAAGTCATGGACGGTGGAACACTGGGCACCAAGCTGATGGGCCCCATGATGGAATGTGAATTCTTGATTGTAGTGGACGCGGTGCTGGGCAATGACGAACCGGGTTCGGTTTACCGCTTGACAGGAGAAGATTTGCGTAGGAGTCTGGCTTTCAAGGATTCAATGCATCAGACTGATCTGCTTGACACAATGGTCCTGTGTGAATTGTGTGACAGGCGTCCTGAATGTGTGGTTATCGGAGTAGAGCCGAAGGATTACCAGACCATGCACGATGAAGTTTCTGATGTAACGCTGGAGCGGCTTCCATTTATGATGGAAAAGGTGCTTGAGGAAGTTTCCGCTGCCGGCGGCAGTTATGAAAAGATGGCGTAA
- a CDS encoding HypC/HybG/HupF family hydrogenase formation chaperone: MCLAIPVQIKSIEDQVAKCKVGEGETYLDASLMLLPDEVEIDDYLIVHAGFALRKLDPKEAEETLKILRDMVALTEAEKNKACNA, translated from the coding sequence ATGTGTTTAGCTATTCCTGTTCAAATTAAGTCCATTGAAGATCAAGTTGCAAAATGTAAAGTGGGTGAGGGCGAGACCTATCTTGATGCGTCACTCATGCTCTTGCCCGATGAAGTTGAAATCGATGATTACCTCATTGTTCACGCCGGATTTGCTTTGCGTAAGCTTGATCCTAAAGAGGCGGAAGAAACCTTAAAAATTTTACGCGATATGGTTGCACTGACTGAAGCTGAGAAGAATAAAGCATGTAATGCTTAG
- the tmk gene encoding dTMP kinase: MFITFEGIEGTGKTTQIKMLTEFLEESGHDVEVTLEPGGSRIGKELRKILLNMDSTDITGECELFLYLADRAQHVGQVIKPAVDAGKIIISDRFADSTIVYQGYGRGLDPKLLRELNDVAVSGNWPDLTVLLDIEPEIGLKRAMTRNLQENKMQEEGRFEAESLDFHGRVREGYLTWAALNNERIVVVNADQTPDEIFAEIKEKVVERLKGRQADNA, from the coding sequence ATGTTCATTACCTTTGAAGGCATAGAAGGGACCGGTAAAACGACCCAGATCAAGATGCTTACTGAATTTCTTGAAGAGTCCGGGCACGATGTTGAAGTTACCCTTGAGCCGGGCGGCAGCCGCATAGGAAAAGAACTGCGTAAGATTTTGCTCAATATGGACAGCACCGACATTACTGGGGAATGTGAGCTTTTTCTTTATCTGGCTGACCGGGCCCAGCATGTAGGACAGGTGATCAAGCCTGCTGTTGATGCCGGGAAGATTATTATCTCCGATCGTTTTGCCGACTCAACTATTGTCTATCAGGGATATGGGCGCGGACTTGATCCAAAGCTCTTGCGTGAACTTAATGACGTTGCGGTTTCCGGGAATTGGCCTGATTTAACTGTCCTGCTTGATATTGAACCTGAAATCGGCTTGAAACGGGCCATGACTCGCAATTTGCAGGAAAACAAAATGCAGGAAGAAGGGCGGTTTGAAGCTGAGTCTCTCGATTTTCACGGTAGGGTGCGGGAAGGTTATTTGACTTGGGCCGCACTTAATAATGAACGTATAGTAGTTGTTAATGCTGACCAGACTCCTGATGAAATTTTTGCTGAAATTAAGGAGAAAGTTGTTGAGCGGTTAAAAGGACGTCAAGCTGACAACGCTTAG
- a CDS encoding nickel-dependent hydrogenase large subunit, with protein sequence MSGCKAKSGPAVAATPFDKNYTGPVIVDPLTRIEGHLKIEVEVENGKVSNVWSSSQLFRGLEIILKGRDPRDAQHFTQRSCGVCTYTHALASTRCVDNAVGVDKNMPENARLIRNLVLGAQYLHDHIVHFYHLHALDWVDVVSALQADPVKAAKIANSQSSRVTKPEDLKAVQEKLKKFVDSGQLGIFTNAYFLGGHDAYYLRPEENLIATAHYLEGLHLQVKAARAMAVFGAKNPHTQFTIVGGVTCYESLSKKRIQEFKDLYNETLAFVNECYIPDLLMVASYYKDWAGIGGTTNFLTFGEFPDVENDINSRYLEQGVIMNRDLSNIMDFNPNSIKEDISHSWYDGDSSLHPYEGETEPKYTNYEDRDRYSWMKAPRYKGESMEVGPLAQMLVSYARGNKDVVPVVNHVLSTLGVGPEALFSTLGRTAARGIQTAVVGKKMADWVNNLEDNVASGNTDLAVEWEMPDEAEGVGYVGAPRGGLSHWIKIKGGKIENFQLVVPSTWNLGPRCNQNKMSAVEEALMGTPIADAKRPVEILRTVHSYDPCIACGVHVIDAATNEVHKFKIL encoded by the coding sequence ATGTCTGGTTGCAAGGCTAAATCGGGCCCCGCAGTAGCGGCGACCCCTTTTGATAAAAACTACACCGGTCCGGTAATTGTCGACCCGCTTACCAGAATTGAGGGTCACCTCAAGATTGAAGTGGAAGTCGAAAATGGTAAAGTAAGTAATGTCTGGAGTAGTTCCCAGCTCTTCCGCGGTCTGGAAATTATCCTGAAAGGCCGTGATCCTCGTGATGCTCAGCATTTTACCCAGCGTTCCTGCGGTGTTTGTACTTACACTCACGCACTGGCTTCCACCCGTTGTGTTGATAATGCTGTCGGCGTAGATAAAAATATGCCCGAAAATGCACGTCTTATCCGTAATCTGGTGCTGGGCGCGCAGTATCTGCATGACCATATTGTGCATTTTTATCATCTGCATGCTCTTGACTGGGTTGATGTTGTAAGTGCGCTTCAGGCTGATCCGGTCAAAGCTGCCAAGATCGCAAACAGCCAGTCTTCTCGCGTAACCAAGCCTGAAGATCTGAAAGCTGTTCAGGAAAAGCTGAAAAAATTTGTTGATTCCGGCCAGCTCGGTATCTTCACCAATGCTTACTTCCTCGGCGGTCATGATGCATATTACCTGCGTCCCGAAGAAAACCTCATCGCCACCGCGCATTATCTTGAAGGTCTGCATCTTCAGGTAAAAGCTGCACGTGCAATGGCTGTTTTCGGCGCAAAGAACCCGCATACCCAGTTCACTATCGTGGGTGGCGTGACCTGTTACGAATCCCTGTCCAAAAAACGTATTCAGGAATTCAAGGACCTTTACAACGAAACCCTTGCTTTCGTTAACGAATGCTACATTCCTGATCTGCTGATGGTCGCTTCCTATTATAAAGACTGGGCCGGTATCGGCGGAACCACCAACTTCCTGACTTTCGGTGAATTCCCTGATGTTGAAAACGATATCAACAGCCGCTATCTTGAGCAGGGCGTGATTATGAATCGCGACCTTAGTAACATCATGGATTTCAATCCTAATTCCATCAAAGAAGATATCAGTCACAGTTGGTATGACGGTGATTCTTCACTGCATCCGTACGAAGGTGAAACTGAGCCTAAGTACACCAATTATGAAGACCGTGACCGTTATTCATGGATGAAAGCTCCCCGTTACAAAGGCGAGTCCATGGAAGTGGGGCCGCTGGCACAGATGCTCGTTTCCTACGCTCGTGGCAACAAGGACGTTGTTCCTGTTGTCAACCATGTTCTCAGCACCCTCGGTGTTGGTCCCGAAGCACTGTTCTCCACTCTTGGTAGAACAGCTGCACGTGGTATCCAGACTGCTGTTGTCGGTAAGAAGATGGCTGATTGGGTCAACAATCTTGAAGATAATGTTGCTTCCGGTAACACTGATCTCGCTGTTGAATGGGAAATGCCTGATGAGGCTGAAGGCGTCGGTTATGTCGGCGCACCTCGTGGCGGTCTGTCTCACTGGATCAAGATTAAGGGCGGAAAGATTGAAAACTTCCAGCTGGTTGTTCCTTCAACCTGGAACCTCGGTCCCCGCTGTAACCAGAACAAGATGTCCGCAGTTGAAGAAGCCCTTATGGGTACTCCCATCGCAGACGCTAAGCGTCCTGTTGAAATTCTGCGTACTGTTCACTCCTATGACCCCTGTATCGCCTGTGGCGTACACGTCATTGATGCTGCAACCAACGAAGTTCACAAGTTTAAGATCCTCTAG
- a CDS encoding amino acid ABC transporter permease: protein MFASDGHQLKADNKKTYLFDSLLFCLILLGFCYLLYKGTESLGYNWQWFRIPGFIFSFNEGKFIAGPLLQGLAVTLEITGLSFILTFVIGLGTAIMRLSNSFTAKGLSRIYLEIIRNTPLLIQLFFIYFVVAPIIGINGFWASVIALSLFEGAYASEIFRAGITSIDRGQWEAAYSLGGDKRFAYLNVVLPQAVPRIAPPLAGQAIALVKDSALVSTVAIYDLTMQGQSIISETFLTFEIWFVVAAIYLSITLLLSWTLDSAARKFKSEW from the coding sequence ATGTTTGCTTCTGACGGTCATCAACTAAAGGCCGATAATAAAAAAACTTACCTTTTTGATTCCCTGCTTTTTTGTTTAATCCTTCTAGGTTTTTGTTACCTTCTTTACAAAGGAACAGAATCGCTTGGCTATAACTGGCAATGGTTCCGAATTCCGGGATTTATTTTCAGTTTTAATGAAGGAAAATTCATTGCAGGCCCTTTACTGCAAGGATTGGCTGTTACTCTGGAAATTACCGGATTAAGCTTTATCCTGACCTTTGTGATAGGTTTGGGGACAGCCATTATGCGCTTATCCAATTCTTTTACAGCGAAAGGGTTATCCCGCATCTATCTTGAGATAATCCGCAACACCCCTCTGCTGATCCAGCTCTTTTTCATTTATTTTGTTGTTGCTCCCATAATCGGGATTAACGGATTCTGGGCTTCAGTTATTGCGCTCAGCCTTTTTGAAGGTGCTTACGCATCTGAAATATTCAGAGCCGGGATAACTTCCATTGACAGAGGCCAATGGGAAGCAGCCTACAGTTTGGGAGGAGACAAAAGATTCGCTTACCTGAATGTAGTCCTGCCGCAGGCAGTGCCGCGCATCGCCCCGCCACTTGCAGGACAGGCTATTGCGCTGGTTAAAGATTCTGCGCTGGTCAGCACTGTTGCCATCTATGATTTGACCATGCAGGGCCAGTCCATAATCTCTGAAACTTTTCTGACTTTTGAAATATGGTTTGTTGTTGCAGCCATATATCTTTCCATCACGCTTTTGCTTTCGTGGACACTTGATAGTGCCGCCCGTAAATTTAAAAGCGAATGGTAA
- a CDS encoding hydrogenase small subunit, translating to MKFSVGLGKDGAEKRLEQNGVSRRDFMKFCATTAAVMGMGPAFAPTVAEALTQKKRPSVVYLHAAECTGCSEAVLRTVSPYIDALILDTISLDYHETIMAAAGHAAEEALHEAVHSPDGYICVVEGAIPTIEGGAWGKVGGKTMLEIVEEIVPNAKATICIGTCACYGGVQAAAPNPSKAVGVSKALGGVTTVNLPGCPTNPFNFVGTVVHYLTKGIPELDDIGRPSLFYGESVHDNCPRLKHFDNDEFAPSFSSEEAKKGYCLYELGCKGPDTYNNCPKVKFNQTNWPVEAGHPCIGCSEPDFWDEMSPFYEQG from the coding sequence ATGAAATTCTCTGTGGGACTCGGAAAGGATGGAGCGGAAAAACGCCTTGAGCAGAATGGCGTCTCCCGCCGCGATTTCATGAAGTTCTGCGCAACAACCGCCGCCGTCATGGGTATGGGACCCGCTTTTGCGCCTACCGTAGCGGAAGCCCTGACTCAGAAAAAGCGTCCTTCTGTTGTTTATCTGCATGCAGCTGAATGCACAGGCTGCTCAGAAGCTGTTCTTCGTACTGTTTCTCCTTATATTGATGCTCTTATTCTCGACACCATTTCTCTCGACTACCATGAAACTATCATGGCTGCCGCAGGTCATGCCGCTGAAGAAGCACTGCACGAGGCGGTTCATTCTCCTGATGGTTACATCTGTGTTGTCGAAGGAGCCATCCCCACCATCGAAGGTGGAGCATGGGGTAAAGTAGGTGGTAAAACCATGCTTGAAATCGTGGAGGAAATTGTTCCTAACGCTAAAGCAACCATCTGCATCGGTACCTGCGCCTGTTACGGCGGCGTTCAGGCTGCCGCACCCAACCCATCTAAAGCTGTCGGCGTTTCCAAGGCTCTCGGCGGCGTAACTACTGTCAACCTGCCCGGTTGCCCGACCAACCCGTTCAACTTCGTTGGAACCGTTGTTCATTACCTGACCAAGGGGATTCCCGAACTCGATGATATCGGTCGTCCGTCTCTCTTCTACGGTGAGTCTGTGCATGATAACTGCCCGAGACTCAAGCATTTTGATAATGATGAATTTGCACCTTCCTTCTCATCCGAAGAAGCCAAGAAAGGCTACTGCCTGTACGAGCTTGGATGTAAGGGACCGGACACTTATAACAACTGTCCGAAAGTCAAGTTTAATCAGACCAACTGGCCTGTTGAGGCCGGTCACCCCTGCATCGGTTGCAGTGAGCCCGATTTCTGGGATGAAATGAGCCCGTTCTACGAGCAGGGCTAG
- the gap gene encoding type I glyceraldehyde-3-phosphate dehydrogenase: MAVKVGINGFGRIGRYLVRLIHDSKDFDLVAVNARASNEDLALLFKHDSVHGTFHADVEANDDGFTINGKQIKVTRCAPGEWLWKDLGCDMVIETTGKFRDRASCEKHLACGAKKVVLSSPGIDSDTTIVMGVNDGDLKPEHNIVSGASCTTNCLAPVAKVINDEFGLERGLMTTVHAYTMSQRVLDGSHKDIRRARACAVNMVPTTTGAAKAVTMVIPELEGKLDGMSIRVPTPNVSLVDLTCDLGRSTTKEEVNAVLAKAANEHMGYTEMPLVSTDYLGDTHGGVVDGPCTEVMDGKMLKLIIWYDNEASFTNQLVRLMIKVAGMM, from the coding sequence ATGGCTGTAAAAGTTGGTATTAATGGGTTTGGCAGAATCGGGCGCTACCTCGTCCGCCTGATTCACGACAGTAAGGATTTTGATCTCGTTGCCGTCAACGCCCGTGCATCAAACGAAGACCTCGCTCTTCTGTTCAAGCATGATTCCGTTCACGGAACTTTCCATGCCGATGTTGAAGCAAATGATGATGGCTTCACCATCAACGGCAAACAGATCAAGGTAACCAGATGCGCTCCCGGTGAGTGGCTCTGGAAAGACCTCGGCTGTGACATGGTTATTGAAACAACAGGTAAATTCCGTGACCGTGCCAGCTGTGAAAAGCATCTGGCCTGCGGTGCGAAAAAAGTTGTCCTCAGCTCACCCGGTATTGATTCCGATACCACAATCGTTATGGGCGTAAATGATGGCGACCTTAAACCGGAACACAACATTGTTTCCGGCGCATCCTGCACCACCAACTGTCTTGCTCCCGTTGCCAAGGTCATCAATGATGAATTCGGCCTTGAACGCGGACTGATGACAACTGTTCATGCATACACCATGAGCCAAAGAGTTCTGGATGGTTCCCATAAAGATATCCGTAGGGCCCGTGCCTGCGCGGTAAATATGGTTCCCACCACCACCGGTGCGGCCAAGGCCGTAACCATGGTTATTCCGGAACTGGAAGGTAAACTGGACGGTATGTCCATTCGCGTTCCCACCCCCAACGTCTCCCTCGTGGATCTGACTTGCGACCTCGGCCGCAGCACCACCAAGGAAGAAGTTAACGCCGTGCTTGCCAAGGCTGCCAATGAGCACATGGGCTACACTGAAATGCCCCTCGTCTCCACTGACTATCTCGGCGACACCCATGGCGGTGTTGTTGACGGTCCTTGCACCGAAGTTATGGACGGCAAAATGCTCAAACTCATCATCTGGTACGACAATGAAGCAAGCTTCACTAACCAGCTCGTCCGTTTGATGATCAAAGTAGCTGGAATGATGTAG